The sequence TTAGCAGAACGAACGTTAGTCATTTGTTTTTGACGTACGATGTTAACAGTGATATCACCGTCACGGGCATTTTGCCCAACAATCATACCTTCATAAATTTCAGTACCTGGTTCAACAAAGATAGTTCCACGGTCTTCAACTTGCATGATACCGTAAGTCGTAGCTTTACCAGTTTCCATAGAAACAAGTGCACCAATACGACGTCCACCTACGTAACCTTTTTGTACAGGTTGGTAGCTATCATAAGTATGGTTGATGATACCGTATCCACGTGTTAATGACATGAATTCAGTTGTGTATCCAATTAAACCACGAGAAGGAACAAGGAATTGTAAACGAACTTGTCCGCTACCGTTGTTTTCCATGTTTTTCATTTCACCTTTACGAGAAGATAATGATTCAATTACGCCACCCATGTATTCTTCAGGAACGTCAACTTGAACATCTTCGTAAGGCTCACATTTTTTACCGTCGATTTCACGAACGATAACTTCTGCTTTAGAAACTTGTAATTCGAAACCTTCACGACGTAAGTTTTCGATAAGAATTGACAAGTGTAACTCTCCACGACCAGAAACGATCCATGCATCAGGTGTTTCAGTAGGTTCTACACGTAAAGAAACATCTGTTTGTAATTCAGCTAAAAGACGTTCTTCAATTTTACGTGATGTTACGAATTTACCTTCACGACCAGCAAATGGTGAGTTGTTAGTAACAAATTTCATTTGAAGTGTTGGTTCATCAATACGAAGAACTGGTAAAGCATCTAATTGGTTTTGAGGAGTAACAGTTTCACCTACGAAAATGTCTTCCATACCAGAAACGGCAATTAAATCACCAGCTTTAGCTTCTTGAATTTCAACACGTTTAAGACCAAGGAAACCAAATAATTTAGTTACACGGAAGTTTTTAACTGTACCGTCTAATTTAATTAATGATACCGATTGTCCAACTGACATTGTTCCACGGAAAACACGTCCGATACCAATACGACCAACATAGTCATTGTAATCTAACAATGATACTTGGAATTGTAATGCTTCATCAGAGTTATCTTCTGGAGCAGGAATTGCATCAACGATTAAGTCAAATACAGGGTCCATAGTTGATTCTTGATCAGCAGGATCAGAGCTTAATGAGCTTGTTCCGTTAAGAGCTGATGTGTAAACAACTGGGAATTCTAATTGAGAATCATCTGCACCTAATTCGATGAATAATTCTAAAACTTCATCAACAACTTCTTCAGGACGTGCTGAAGGGCGGTCAATTTTGTTTACTACAACGATTGGTGTTAATTTTTGCTCAAGAGCTTTTTTCAATACAAAACGTGTTTGCGGCATTGTACCTTCATAAGCATCAACGATTAAACATACACCGTCTACCATTTTCATGATACGTTC comes from Brochothrix thermosphacta DSM 20171 = FSL F6-1036 and encodes:
- the typA gene encoding translational GTPase TypA, with amino-acid sequence MTKRTDLRNVAIIAHVDHGKTTIVDELLKQSGTYNDHEQVEERAMDSNAIEKERGITILAKNTAINYKGTHINIMDTPGHADFGGEVERIMKMVDGVCLIVDAYEGTMPQTRFVLKKALEQKLTPIVVVNKIDRPSARPEEVVDEVLELFIELGADDSQLEFPVVYTSALNGTSSLSSDPADQESTMDPVFDLIVDAIPAPEDNSDEALQFQVSLLDYNDYVGRIGIGRVFRGTMSVGQSVSLIKLDGTVKNFRVTKLFGFLGLKRVEIQEAKAGDLIAVSGMEDIFVGETVTPQNQLDALPVLRIDEPTLQMKFVTNNSPFAGREGKFVTSRKIEERLLAELQTDVSLRVEPTETPDAWIVSGRGELHLSILIENLRREGFELQVSKAEVIVREIDGKKCEPYEDVQVDVPEEYMGGVIESLSSRKGEMKNMENNGSGQVRLQFLVPSRGLIGYTTEFMSLTRGYGIINHTYDSYQPVQKGYVGGRRIGALVSMETGKATTYGIMQVEDRGTIFVEPGTEIYEGMIVGQNARDGDITVNIVRQKQMTNVRSANKDQTNVIKTPRKLTLEESLEFLADDEYCEVTPESIRLRKKILNKNEREKAQKKSK